The following proteins are co-located in the Schistocerca nitens isolate TAMUIC-IGC-003100 chromosome 2, iqSchNite1.1, whole genome shotgun sequence genome:
- the LOC126235562 gene encoding zinc finger CCHC domain-containing protein 10-like: MNTEASAVEDGPGDFWKKNKNLVKVLVATVVHPASRLAANYTKNALREACARVVDKLRVSAEQMVLPKKARRADAETSDAEEKRAEREAAPSVTSAPSSAASSSAASSSTSSDSSSSSSSPSTETPTSPADDGHRMLVYFQQPPLVRCRLSVALEEGWL, translated from the coding sequence ATGAACACCGAAGCGAGCGCGGTGGAGGACGGACCTGGCGACTTCTGGAAGAAGAACAAGAACCTGGTCAAGGTGCTGGTGGCGACGGTGGTGCACCCGGCGTCCAGGCTGGCGGCCAACTACACCAAGAACGCACTGCGGGAGGCGTGCGCCCGCGTCGTGGACAAGCTGCGCGTCTCGGCCGAGCAGATGGTGCTCCCGAAGAAGGCGCGTCGTGCCGACGCCGAAACGTCGGACGCCGAGGAAAAGCGAGCGGAGCGGGAGGCAGCGCCGTCTGTGACGTCGGCTCCGTCGtcagccgcgtcatcctcagccgcGTCGTCGTCGACGTCGTCAgattcttcctcttcgtcgtcgtCACCGTCCACGGAGACCCCCACGTCACCAGCGGACGACGGCCATCGGATGTTGGTGTACTTCCAGCAGCCGCCGCTCGTACGCTGTCGACTTAGCGTCGCCCTGGAAGAAGGCTGGCTGTGA